A region from the Rhodopseudomonas julia genome encodes:
- a CDS encoding helix-turn-helix domain-containing protein, with product MDRKSTVHAEAGEDSVGATLRLLRKQKGMSLKALAEASGVSVGMISQVERGLANPSVRLLTSLRRALNVSFQELFTKPASETEHAGDPDFVRRADNRPIIDLGDLQKELLTPTDKPHLQLMIIHIDPGAESGGWALSYPAEKGGLVISGEVLLSVDGKNVALLPGDSFAFDGMLPHSLSNVSSETASVLWIIGAVQFDRHL from the coding sequence ATGGATCGGAAGTCCACGGTTCACGCTGAAGCCGGCGAAGATTCCGTCGGGGCTACTCTGCGCCTGTTGCGCAAGCAGAAGGGAATGTCTCTGAAGGCGCTTGCCGAAGCGTCGGGTGTTTCCGTGGGCATGATCAGCCAGGTCGAGCGCGGGCTCGCCAATCCGTCGGTGCGTCTGCTCACCTCTTTGCGGAGGGCGCTGAATGTCTCATTTCAGGAGCTTTTTACAAAGCCTGCATCCGAGACGGAGCATGCGGGAGATCCCGATTTTGTCCGGCGCGCAGACAACCGCCCGATCATCGATCTCGGAGATTTGCAGAAGGAATTGCTGACGCCGACAGACAAGCCGCACCTGCAACTGATGATCATTCACATCGATCCCGGTGCGGAATCGGGCGGGTGGGCGCTCAGTTATCCTGCAGAAAAGGGCGGTCTCGTCATTAGCGGTGAAGTTCTTCTGAGTGTTGACGGCAAAAATGTTGCGCTGTTGCCGGGAGATAGCTTCGCCTTCGACGGTATGCTTCCCCATAGCCTGAGCAATGTGAGTTCCGAGACGGCATCAGTGCTGTGGATCATCGGCGCTGTTCAGTTCGATCGCCATCTATAA
- a CDS encoding ABC transporter ATP-binding protein — protein MERSYAVSQISFDLIPGKILCIIGESGSGKSITANAIMGLLPFSIRVGEGSIYVGTTEIQSMNPAALRDMRGRKVSMIFQDPLSALNPLMTVGEQIVEVMSAHAVGTKSERKSRAIELLKEVGLPDPATMFRQYPFRLSGGQRQRVMIAMALALEPGILIADEPTTALDVTTQAQILALIKDIQHRKNMSVVFITHDFGVVAEIADNVVVMEKGKIVEQGDADTVLKTPSHPYTKRLIAAVPHIIGQDRTPHVARSDTPILKVRNLVKTYRSGSRMFGTERVVKAVQGASFDLLPGRTLGVVGESGSGKSSMGRLLVKLIECDGGEIFFEGTDIAPMSEAEFRPLRPRIQMIFQDPFASLNPRSTIGQILTVGPCAHGMSFSQAKAEALALLSEVGLDPGAFDRYPHEFSGGQRQRVGIARALMFKPRLLVADESVSALDVSIQAQILELLDRIQRETGVSMVFITHDLRVASQISDEIAVMQKGRIVEMGPPSQIFLNPQSDYTRELVAAIPGEKAAA, from the coding sequence ATGGAGCGCTCCTACGCGGTCTCGCAGATCTCGTTTGATCTCATACCGGGCAAGATTCTCTGCATCATCGGGGAATCGGGCTCGGGAAAGTCGATCACCGCGAACGCCATCATGGGGCTCCTCCCTTTCAGCATTCGCGTCGGTGAAGGCAGCATTTACGTGGGCACCACGGAGATTCAGTCCATGAATCCTGCGGCGCTTCGCGACATGCGCGGGCGGAAGGTGTCGATGATCTTCCAAGACCCGCTCTCCGCGCTCAATCCTCTGATGACCGTCGGCGAACAGATTGTCGAGGTCATGTCCGCCCATGCGGTCGGCACCAAGAGCGAACGCAAGTCGCGTGCCATCGAGCTATTGAAAGAGGTCGGGCTGCCTGACCCTGCGACGATGTTCCGGCAATACCCGTTCCGACTGTCCGGCGGGCAGCGGCAACGCGTCATGATCGCAATGGCGCTGGCGCTCGAGCCTGGCATCCTGATCGCCGACGAACCGACGACCGCCCTGGATGTGACCACTCAGGCGCAAATCCTGGCGCTGATCAAAGACATCCAGCACCGCAAGAATATGAGCGTGGTGTTCATCACCCACGATTTCGGCGTCGTGGCAGAGATTGCCGACAATGTCGTGGTGATGGAAAAGGGCAAGATCGTCGAGCAGGGCGATGCGGATACGGTCCTCAAAACCCCGTCCCATCCCTACACCAAGCGCCTGATCGCAGCGGTCCCACACATCATCGGGCAGGACCGCACGCCCCATGTCGCTCGCAGCGACACACCCATTCTGAAGGTGCGCAACCTCGTCAAGACCTATCGCAGCGGCAGTCGAATGTTCGGCACCGAGCGCGTCGTCAAGGCGGTTCAGGGCGCCAGCTTCGACCTGCTGCCGGGGCGCACGCTTGGCGTCGTAGGCGAAAGCGGTTCGGGCAAATCCTCGATGGGTCGCCTTCTGGTCAAGCTGATCGAATGCGACGGCGGTGAGATTTTTTTCGAAGGCACCGATATCGCCCCGATGTCGGAGGCCGAGTTTCGCCCGCTCCGCCCGCGGATCCAGATGATCTTTCAGGATCCATTCGCCTCGCTCAATCCACGCTCAACCATCGGCCAGATCCTGACCGTCGGTCCCTGCGCTCATGGCATGTCCTTTTCACAAGCGAAGGCCGAGGCGCTTGCCTTGCTCTCCGAGGTCGGCCTCGACCCCGGAGCCTTCGATCGCTACCCGCACGAGTTCTCCGGAGGTCAGCGCCAACGTGTCGGCATCGCCCGGGCGCTGATGTTCAAACCACGTCTCCTCGTCGCAGATGAATCGGTCTCGGCACTGGATGTGTCGATCCAGGCACAGATCCTCGAATTGCTTGACCGGATCCAGCGGGAGACAGGCGTCTCGATGGTGTTCATCACCCACGACCTGCGTGTCGCCTCGCAGATCAGTGACGAAATTGCCGTGATGCAGAAGGGCCGCATCGTCGAGATGGGACCGCCCTCGCAGATCTTTCTCAATCCCCAGAGCGACTACACACGAGAGCTGGTGGCAGCAATCCCGGGGGAAAAGGCGGCCGCCTGA
- a CDS encoding peptide ABC transporter substrate-binding protein has translation MTEKKSITLTRRGALGLMGAAGATLMAPNLLGKPAFAQTEGSPEGRVIVGLVQEPTVFNPLMVKIEVDDGVHFSVFDALFRFTPEGEVVPNLATEVPTQANGGISEDGTEWRIKLRDDVKWHDGKPFTAEDVKFTLELIVNPDFRAWRTAGHAFVRDITVVSPTELTWRMEEPFSPYLSFLTETFIVPKHAFEGVEDPNSAPFNQSPIGTGAFKWDRRLAGDRVELLANADYHGEGPYLERLVFKYIPDITVHFTQFRSGDIDLLGRMYITPDNYEEAKTLSDRTLVLQPAPSIESIALNLERPQFKELAVREALYAAIDKQAIIDAIYYGVHDPVESYVPRNSYYYYPDLPLHEYSPDKANALLDEAGWKRGAGGIREKDGVRLSFKNSTTSGNHLREQMQQFVQQMLQQVGVEMTIENMPAAVMWGDFWMQSRFDTAVVGTTYLIGSDPDVTNRFHSKAITAQGGSGSNNVQIKNARIDELLEKGTRIFDPAERKVIYDEVQQIVRHELPFLPLFAENFIHGRKSGIEGFEPNGNTRTESWNAASWYWVS, from the coding sequence ATGACCGAGAAGAAAAGTATAACTTTGACCCGGCGCGGTGCGCTCGGACTTATGGGCGCCGCCGGCGCCACCCTGATGGCCCCCAATCTGCTCGGCAAGCCGGCCTTTGCGCAGACCGAGGGCTCCCCGGAGGGCCGGGTGATCGTGGGCCTCGTGCAGGAACCCACCGTCTTCAACCCGTTGATGGTCAAAATCGAAGTCGACGACGGCGTGCACTTCTCGGTCTTCGACGCATTGTTCCGCTTCACGCCTGAAGGCGAGGTCGTGCCCAATCTCGCAACCGAGGTGCCCACCCAGGCCAACGGCGGCATTTCCGAGGATGGCACCGAATGGCGCATCAAACTGCGCGACGACGTGAAATGGCACGACGGCAAGCCGTTTACGGCAGAAGATGTGAAATTCACGCTCGAGCTGATCGTGAATCCCGATTTCCGCGCCTGGCGAACGGCCGGGCATGCCTTTGTGCGCGACATCACCGTGGTCTCTCCGACGGAACTGACGTGGCGGATGGAAGAGCCGTTTTCGCCCTACCTGTCCTTCCTGACGGAAACCTTCATCGTTCCCAAACATGCCTTCGAAGGCGTCGAGGATCCCAACAGCGCTCCCTTCAACCAGAGTCCGATCGGCACCGGTGCGTTCAAATGGGACCGTCGTCTGGCCGGCGACCGCGTCGAACTGCTCGCCAATGCCGACTATCACGGCGAAGGACCCTACCTGGAACGGCTTGTATTCAAGTATATCCCGGACATCACCGTGCACTTCACGCAGTTCCGCAGCGGCGACATCGACCTTTTGGGCCGGATGTACATCACGCCGGACAATTACGAAGAAGCCAAGACCCTCTCCGATCGCACGCTGGTGCTGCAACCGGCTCCGTCGATTGAATCGATCGCGCTCAACCTGGAGCGTCCGCAATTCAAGGAACTCGCGGTGCGCGAAGCCCTTTACGCGGCCATCGACAAGCAAGCGATCATCGACGCGATCTACTACGGGGTGCATGATCCTGTCGAAAGCTATGTGCCGCGCAACTCCTACTACTATTATCCGGACCTGCCGCTGCACGAATACTCGCCCGACAAGGCCAATGCGCTTCTCGACGAAGCCGGCTGGAAACGCGGGGCGGGCGGTATACGCGAAAAGGACGGCGTGCGGCTTTCCTTCAAGAACTCCACCACGTCCGGCAATCATCTGCGCGAACAGATGCAGCAATTCGTCCAGCAAATGCTGCAACAGGTCGGCGTCGAGATGACGATTGAAAACATGCCGGCTGCGGTGATGTGGGGCGATTTCTGGATGCAGTCGCGCTTCGACACGGCGGTCGTCGGCACCACCTACCTGATCGGCTCGGACCCGGACGTCACCAACCGCTTCCATTCTAAAGCGATCACCGCACAGGGCGGCTCCGGTTCAAACAACGTGCAGATCAAGAACGCCCGCATCGACGAGCTCCTGGAAAAGGGCACGCGCATCTTCGACCCGGCCGAGCGCAAGGTCATCTACGACGAGGTGCAACAGATCGTCCGTCACGAGCTGCCGTTCCTGCCACTCTTTGCCGAGAACTTCATTCACGGGCGCAAGTCCGGGATCGAGGGCTTCGAGCCCAACGGCAACACCCGCACGGAATCCTGGAACGCCGCCAGCTGGTATTGGGTCAGCTGA
- a CDS encoding ABC transporter permease gives MLPFLLNRLWQSLLLLIIVSIIGFTILNLIPGGPLSQYALDPGMTAADLERLKEQMGLNRPLPIQYLDWAWRMLHGDWGTSYRDGAPVTEVIGRHIFATFILMGSSMAISIAIGTWIGIRGATHRYSLFDYTATVGAMVALSIPTFWFGLVSIYIFSLKLGWFPAGNMYTIGNETVLGYLHHLILPSLVLSLVHVAVWSRYMRTATLDVIHQDFVKTARAKGVREKRVLMKHVVGNALLPMITLAGMQLPQLLSGALVTETVFTWPGMGRLFLDSLSYSDYPVVMGLLMLSAFLTLLGNLIADIVVSMVDPRIRLA, from the coding sequence ATGCTCCCATTTCTGCTCAATCGCCTGTGGCAAAGCCTTCTTCTCCTTATCATCGTGTCGATCATCGGCTTCACGATCCTCAACCTCATCCCGGGGGGGCCGCTGTCGCAATACGCGCTTGATCCGGGCATGACCGCTGCCGATCTGGAGCGTCTCAAAGAGCAGATGGGTCTGAACCGGCCGCTTCCGATCCAGTATCTGGACTGGGCCTGGCGGATGCTCCACGGCGATTGGGGCACGTCCTACCGTGACGGCGCGCCGGTGACCGAAGTGATCGGGCGCCATATATTCGCGACCTTCATCCTGATGGGTTCGTCGATGGCCATTTCCATCGCCATCGGCACCTGGATCGGGATCCGCGGGGCGACACACCGATATTCGCTCTTCGACTACACGGCCACCGTCGGCGCCATGGTGGCGTTGTCGATCCCAACCTTCTGGTTCGGCTTGGTCTCGATCTACATTTTCTCCTTGAAGCTCGGCTGGTTTCCTGCCGGGAACATGTACACGATCGGCAACGAAACGGTTCTGGGCTATCTGCATCATCTGATCCTGCCCAGCCTCGTCCTGTCGCTCGTGCATGTCGCCGTGTGGAGCCGCTACATGCGGACGGCGACGCTCGACGTCATTCATCAGGACTTCGTCAAGACCGCCCGCGCCAAGGGCGTCCGCGAAAAACGTGTGCTGATGAAGCATGTCGTCGGCAATGCCCTGCTGCCGATGATCACGCTCGCCGGAATGCAGCTGCCGCAGCTTCTGAGCGGCGCGCTGGTGACGGAGACCGTCTTCACCTGGCCCGGAATGGGACGGCTGTTCCTCGATAGCCTGAGCTACAGCGATTATCCGGTGGTCATGGGGCTGCTGATGCTTTCGGCCTTCCTGACGCTGCTCGGCAACCTGATCGCCGATATCGTCGTGTCGATGGTCGACCCGCGCATCCGTCTCGCCTGA
- a CDS encoding ABC transporter permease — translation MTALSATPRSPRRERWWRSRTARRFMQHKLALVGAVIIVTLALACIFGPWLLPHDSLQIDIRARFSPPFTGDHYLGTDPLGRDLAARLLEAGRISLLVGLIAMILSTFVGALVGVVAGYRGGWIGSVLMRLVDAFLAFPSIFLVLALAAVLKPSPAVITVIIALTSWMEVSRIVEAEVRSLREREFVLAGQMLGLSRSHMMFREVLPNAMGPIIVAATLTVARAILTEAYVSFLGYGIQPPLPSWGNMLNGAQQYLETAPWLAIVPGIAITMAVTGFNFIGDGLRDALDVRADGG, via the coding sequence ATGACCGCACTTTCGGCAACCCCTCGATCCCCGCGTCGCGAACGTTGGTGGCGAAGCCGGACCGCCAGGCGTTTCATGCAGCACAAGCTGGCGCTCGTGGGCGCCGTGATTATCGTGACGCTTGCGCTGGCCTGCATTTTTGGGCCTTGGCTGCTGCCGCACGACTCGCTGCAGATCGACATCCGTGCACGCTTTTCGCCGCCGTTCACCGGCGACCATTATCTCGGCACCGATCCCCTCGGGCGGGATCTTGCCGCGCGCCTGCTGGAGGCCGGCCGGATCTCCCTTCTGGTTGGGCTGATCGCGATGATCCTTTCCACCTTCGTCGGCGCTCTCGTCGGCGTGGTCGCCGGCTATCGTGGCGGGTGGATCGGCTCTGTGCTCATGCGTCTGGTCGACGCCTTCCTGGCATTCCCCTCGATCTTCCTCGTCCTCGCATTGGCCGCCGTCCTCAAACCGAGCCCCGCCGTGATCACGGTGATCATCGCGCTCACCAGCTGGATGGAAGTGTCGCGCATCGTCGAGGCCGAAGTCCGCTCGCTGCGGGAGCGTGAATTCGTCCTGGCAGGCCAGATGCTTGGCCTTAGTCGCAGCCACATGATGTTCCGTGAAGTGCTGCCCAATGCCATGGGGCCGATCATCGTCGCCGCGACACTCACCGTGGCGCGCGCGATCCTGACCGAGGCTTATGTCAGCTTTCTCGGCTATGGCATCCAGCCGCCGCTACCCAGCTGGGGCAACATGCTGAACGGCGCCCAGCAATATCTGGAAACTGCGCCCTGGCTCGCCATCGTTCCCGGAATCGCGATCACAATGGCCGTCACCGGCTTCAACTTCATCGGAGACGGCCTGCGCGATGCCCTGGATGTACGTGCCGACGGGGGATGA